The Vitis riparia cultivar Riparia Gloire de Montpellier isolate 1030 chromosome 3, EGFV_Vit.rip_1.0, whole genome shotgun sequence genome includes a region encoding these proteins:
- the LOC117911082 gene encoding costars family protein At4g33640, with protein YSFVCVCVLKVTFGVLFHDDRCANIFEALVGTLRAAKKRKVVAYEGELLLQGVHDNVEIVLKPTPPPATDALANK; from the coding sequence TActcttttgtgtgtgtgtgtgtattgaAGGTTACGTTTGGTGTGCTATTCCACGATGATAGGTGTGCAAACATATTTGAAGCACTGGTTGGGACACTGAGGGCAGCAAAGAAGCGCAAAGTTGTGGCATACGAGGGTGAGTTACTCTTACAAGGAGTGCATGATAACGTCGAAATTGTCCTCAAACCCACCCCACCACCTGCAACTGACGCACTTGCAAACAAGTAA